A region from the Aegilops tauschii subsp. strangulata cultivar AL8/78 chromosome 5, Aet v6.0, whole genome shotgun sequence genome encodes:
- the LOC120964216 gene encoding uncharacterized protein, whose amino-acid sequence MAIMPPTSIFFSVIVFMLLSNAITTQAGGSGGGKPKATSLVVEACKNASGETQAPNVTKEFCLSTLQSDKRSAEAKDLPGLVLVSIDILKGRVTDASVTVKKMLRNAKKGTVAMYALSICELQYENVVSTLNICQAMIKDHQGDKGILHSLRLPHCVDIAGDTSNECQTDLEDVPGTEALQTDNERLRILFNLNAALVVPYDVRD is encoded by the coding sequence ATGGCAATAATGCCGCCGACCTCCATCTTCTTCTCCGTGATCGTCTTCATGCTCCTTTCCAATGCCATTACTACTCAAGCCGGTGGCTCTGGCGGTGGCAAACCTAAGGCAACAAGCCTCGTAGTGGAAGCGTGCAAGAACGCTTCGGGCGAGACCCAAGCCCCCAATGTCACAAAGGAATTCTGTTTGTCGACCCTCCAGTCGGACAAGCGGAGCGCCGAGGCTAAAGACCTCCCTGGCTTGGTGCTCGTCTCCATCGACATCCTTAAGGGCCGTGTCACTGATGCTAGTGTCACGGTCAAGAAAATGCTACGAAACGCCAAAAAAGGCACAGTGGCGATGTACGCTCTCAGTATTTGTGAGCTGCAATATGAGAACGTGGTGAGCACGCTCAACATCTGCCAAGCCATGATTAAGGATCACCAAGGTGACAAGGGCATCCTGCACTCCTTGCGTCTGCCCCACTGTGTGGATATCGCCGGCGACACTTCCAACGAGTGCCAAACTGATCTTGAAGATGTGCCAGGGACGGAGGCGCTGCAAACTGATAACGAGAGGCTGCGCATTCTGTTCAACCTCAACGCCGCCTTGGTTGTACCATATGATGTCCGTGATTAG